From Actinosynnema mirum DSM 43827, a single genomic window includes:
- a CDS encoding cellulose binding domain-containing protein, producing MIPRTSGARPRPTGLRPAAALGVLTAVAAAATLAAVPSPARAATGCRVDYRVSSQWAGGFTANVDVTNLGDPVTSWRLTWAFGAGQAVTQAWGGVAAQTGAQVRVDNAAWNGSLATGASTSFGFTGTWTGANPPPAQFALGGVTCTGSTTPTTTTTTTTAPPSDVLAKAHTVGRVRQAAGAARYTWPGIAFEGRFRGTGVGVTLNDAVNDYDVQVDGATVATLVTPGRTTHRVQGLTNGVHTVRVVKRTEVPWSAGEFGGFTADPGGELLDKPAPRTRQIEFIGDSLTAGYGNTSTSRDCSATGVDRKSNADLTFGALTARALGADHQINAQSGRGMVRNYNGGDPGTDFRTSYARGLQNEAADVWQNPPTWRPQLVVVGLGTNDFSTPVNPGEPWTADTLVTAYKAAYQGFLDKLRATYGPNAVIVVNASNLFAQTAQQVVTDRNAQGDTRVRFWNHDDPRLDRLGCDWHYSTADHRLLSTLLTDYIATLPLTW from the coding sequence ATGATCCCGCGCACCTCCGGCGCCCGCCCACGCCCCACCGGCTTACGCCCCGCCGCCGCGCTCGGCGTCCTCACCGCCGTGGCCGCCGCCGCCACCCTCGCCGCCGTCCCCTCCCCCGCGCGCGCCGCCACCGGCTGCCGGGTGGACTACCGGGTCTCCAGCCAGTGGGCGGGCGGGTTCACCGCGAACGTGGACGTCACCAACCTCGGCGACCCGGTCACCTCCTGGCGGCTGACCTGGGCGTTCGGCGCGGGGCAGGCGGTGACCCAGGCGTGGGGCGGGGTCGCGGCGCAGACCGGGGCGCAGGTCAGGGTCGACAACGCGGCCTGGAACGGCTCCCTGGCCACCGGCGCGAGCACCTCGTTCGGGTTCACCGGCACCTGGACCGGCGCCAACCCGCCCCCGGCGCAGTTCGCGCTCGGCGGCGTCACCTGCACCGGCTCCACCACCCCGACGACCACGACGACGACCACCACCGCACCGCCGTCCGACGTGCTGGCCAAGGCGCACACCGTCGGCCGGGTCAGGCAGGCGGCGGGCGCCGCCCGCTACACCTGGCCCGGCATCGCCTTCGAGGGCCGCTTCCGGGGCACCGGCGTGGGCGTCACCCTCAACGACGCGGTCAACGACTACGACGTCCAGGTCGACGGCGCCACCGTCGCCACCCTGGTCACCCCCGGCCGCACCACCCACCGGGTGCAGGGGCTGACCAACGGCGTGCACACCGTGCGCGTGGTCAAGCGCACCGAGGTCCCGTGGAGCGCGGGCGAGTTCGGCGGCTTCACCGCGGACCCCGGCGGCGAGCTCCTGGACAAGCCCGCCCCGCGCACCCGGCAGATCGAGTTCATCGGCGACTCGCTCACCGCCGGCTACGGCAACACCTCCACCAGCCGCGACTGCTCCGCCACGGGCGTGGACCGCAAGTCCAACGCCGACCTGACCTTCGGCGCCCTGACCGCCCGAGCCCTGGGCGCCGACCACCAGATCAACGCGCAGTCCGGCAGGGGCATGGTCCGCAACTACAACGGCGGCGACCCCGGCACGGACTTCCGCACCTCCTACGCCCGCGGTCTGCAGAACGAGGCGGCCGACGTCTGGCAGAACCCGCCGACGTGGCGCCCGCAGCTGGTCGTGGTCGGCCTGGGCACCAACGACTTCTCCACCCCGGTCAACCCCGGCGAGCCCTGGACCGCGGACACCCTCGTCACCGCCTACAAGGCCGCCTACCAGGGCTTCCTCGACAAGCTCCGCGCCACCTACGGCCCGAACGCGGTCATCGTGGTCAACGCCTCGAACCTGTTCGCCCAGACCGCGCAGCAGGTCGTCACCGACCGCAACGCCCAGGGCGACACCCGAGTCCGCTTCTGGAACCACGACGACCCCCGCCTGGACCGCCTGGGCTGCGACTGGCACTACTCGACCGCCGACCACCGGCTCCTGTCGACCCTGCTGACCGACTACATCGCCACCCTGCCGCTGACCTGGTGA
- a CDS encoding helix-turn-helix transcriptional regulator, translating into MRADRLVSLVLLLRGRGRMSATALARELEVSTRTVLRDVEALSAAGVPVYAERGRRGGFALLPGYRAELTGLNHDEALALLVTGSGGGSFGLGGALAAALRKVADALPAPNRDTAHDAASRLLASPATDLLSRPLAADDAPGAVLAEVRRAVVAGRRLRLRYAAPGGEPGWRVVDPIGLVGAGDRTYLLATRDGEDRTYRLSRVLAAEALPEPAVRAAEVDLERVWRERCARLIPESAQVTVVARVDPARREEVAGTAVAVRSTGPETTGWPGLEVLYQDRRHAEWALWQLAEAVEVLSPPWLREHLRARATTLVDRYATPPDRDSPAPQAPSPDALTPRKTSP; encoded by the coding sequence GTGCGAGCTGACCGGTTGGTCTCGCTGGTCCTGCTGCTGCGCGGACGGGGCCGGATGTCCGCGACGGCGCTGGCCCGCGAGCTGGAGGTGTCCACGCGCACGGTGCTGCGCGACGTGGAGGCGCTGTCGGCCGCGGGCGTCCCGGTCTACGCGGAGCGCGGGCGGCGGGGCGGGTTCGCGCTGCTGCCGGGGTACCGCGCCGAGCTGACCGGGCTGAACCACGACGAGGCGCTGGCGCTGCTGGTGACGGGGTCGGGCGGCGGGTCGTTCGGGCTGGGCGGGGCGCTGGCGGCGGCGCTGCGCAAGGTCGCGGACGCCCTGCCTGCGCCGAACCGCGACACCGCGCACGACGCGGCGTCCCGCCTGCTGGCGTCCCCGGCGACCGACCTGCTCTCGCGGCCCCTCGCGGCGGACGACGCGCCCGGCGCCGTGCTGGCCGAGGTGCGGCGGGCGGTGGTGGCCGGGCGCAGGCTGCGGCTGCGGTACGCGGCGCCCGGCGGGGAACCGGGGTGGCGGGTGGTCGACCCGATCGGCCTGGTCGGCGCGGGGGACCGGACGTACCTGCTGGCGACGCGCGACGGCGAGGACCGCACCTACCGCCTGTCCAGGGTCCTGGCCGCCGAGGCGCTGCCCGAACCGGCGGTCCGGGCGGCGGAGGTCGACCTGGAGCGGGTGTGGCGGGAGCGGTGCGCGCGGCTCATCCCGGAATCAGCGCAGGTCACGGTCGTGGCGCGGGTGGACCCGGCCCGCCGGGAGGAGGTCGCGGGCACCGCGGTGGCCGTGCGCTCGACCGGCCCGGAGACGACCGGGTGGCCGGGCCTGGAGGTGCTCTACCAGGACCGCAGGCACGCCGAGTGGGCGTTGTGGCAGCTGGCCGAGGCTGTGGAGGTGCTGTCCCCGCCGTGGCTGCGCGAGCACCTGCGCGCCCGCGCCACCACCCTCGTCGACCGCTACGCCACCCCACCGGACCGGGACAGCCCGGCCCCGCAGGCGCCCTCCCCCGACGCCTTGACGCCCCGGAAAACCAGCCCCTAG
- a CDS encoding NUDIX domain-containing protein: MSELQGMRPPGLAGLTGKHLAAGVLFRDRDGRVLLVGPSYKADWEIPGGAVEVDESPWAAASRELGEELGWTRPVGRLLVVDFHPARDRRPETVAFVFDGGLVSEDDLEGLGSPDGELRSVALRTVEQARALVLPWLAGRLVAALEVVDGGGTALCEVGERVA, encoded by the coding sequence GTGAGCGAACTCCAGGGGATGCGCCCGCCTGGCCTGGCGGGGTTGACGGGCAAGCACCTGGCGGCGGGGGTGCTCTTCCGCGACCGGGACGGCCGGGTGCTGCTGGTCGGGCCGTCCTACAAGGCGGACTGGGAGATCCCCGGCGGCGCGGTCGAGGTGGACGAGTCGCCGTGGGCGGCGGCGTCGCGCGAGCTGGGCGAGGAGCTGGGGTGGACGCGGCCGGTGGGCAGGTTGCTGGTGGTGGACTTCCACCCGGCGCGTGACCGGCGGCCCGAGACGGTGGCGTTCGTCTTCGACGGCGGGCTGGTGTCCGAGGACGATCTCGAAGGGCTCGGGTCCCCGGACGGGGAGCTGCGGTCGGTGGCGCTGCGCACGGTGGAGCAGGCGCGGGCGCTGGTGCTGCCGTGGCTGGCGGGGCGGTTGGTGGCGGCGCTGGAGGTCGTGGACGGTGGCGGGACCGCGCTGTGCGAGGTGGGCGAGCGGGTGGCCTGA
- a CDS encoding RidA family protein, with protein sequence MERTAVNPTTWSVGMGFNQGEVVSGQSRTLYCSGQTATDADGAPRHAGDMAAQLALSLDNLEAVLGGAGMTLANLVRLNVHTTDVDLLFQHYGVLAARLGAAQVAPTTTMLGVTRLALAPLMVELEGTAVA encoded by the coding sequence GTGGAACGAACGGCCGTCAACCCGACGACCTGGTCGGTCGGCATGGGCTTCAACCAGGGCGAGGTGGTCTCCGGGCAGTCCCGGACCCTCTACTGCTCCGGGCAGACCGCGACCGACGCCGACGGGGCGCCGCGGCACGCCGGTGACATGGCGGCCCAGCTGGCGCTGAGCCTGGACAACCTGGAGGCGGTTCTCGGCGGGGCGGGCATGACGCTGGCGAACCTCGTCCGGCTGAACGTGCACACCACCGACGTGGACCTGCTCTTCCAGCACTACGGGGTGCTGGCGGCCCGGCTCGGCGCGGCCCAGGTCGCGCCGACGACCACCATGCTGGGCGTCACCCGGCTGGCGCTGGCGCCGCTGATGGTGGAGCTGGAGGGCACCGCCGTCGCCTGA